The Oscillospiraceae bacterium genome contains a region encoding:
- a CDS encoding iron-sulfur cluster assembly scaffold protein, whose protein sequence is MLYSEKVMDHFQHPRNLGKMEDADGIGEVGNAKCGDIMRMYIKVKDGVITDVKFNTFGCGSAIATSSMATEMIKGKPIEEALTLSNKAVVEALDGLPPHKIHCSVLAEEAVKAAVKDYYDKHGIAYDPDALCTGNCACCHAHDA, encoded by the coding sequence ATGTTATACAGTGAAAAGGTCATGGACCACTTTCAGCACCCCCGTAACCTGGGCAAAATGGAGGACGCCGACGGCATCGGCGAGGTGGGCAACGCCAAATGCGGCGACATCATGCGTATGTATATCAAGGTAAAAGACGGGGTCATCACCGACGTAAAGTTTAACACCTTCGGCTGCGGGTCGGCCATCGCCACCAGCAGCATGGCCACCGAGATGATCAAGGGCAAGCCCATTGAAGAGGCGCTCACCCTCTCCAACAAGGCGGTGGTGGAGGCGCTGGACGGCCTGCCCCCCCACAAGATCCATTGCTCGGTGCTGGCCGAGGAGGCGGTCAAGGCTGCCGTCAAGGATTATTACGACAAGCATGGCATCGCCTACGACCCTGACGCGCTCTGCACCGGCAACTGCGCCTGCTGCCACGCCCACGACGCCTGA
- the iscS2 gene encoding cysteine desulfurase IscS — protein MIYADNAATTRVSEAARRAMMAAMETTWGNPSSLYTFGQQAEEALSQARAQIAGCLNAQPGELIFTSGGSEADNQALRSAARAGARKGKKHLISTKFEHHAILHTLRALEAEGFEVTLLDVHEDGLVRPAELQAALRPDTALVSVMFANNEIGTIQPIAELAAICRAAGVLFHTDAVQAVGHLPIDVKALNVDMLSFSAHKFHGPKGVGALYVRRGVPLSSFIEGGAQERGKRAGTENLPGVAGMAAALTEACRCLEQNAAYVAGLRDRLIQGLSRVPHAALNGAASPRLPGNVNFCFEGIEGESLLLLLDEKGIAASSGSACTSGSLDPSHVLLAIGRPHEVAHGSLRLTLNEENTQADVDEILRAVPQVVGYLREISPVWDELQKGEKQYVIQ, from the coding sequence ATGATCTATGCGGATAATGCAGCCACCACCCGCGTCAGCGAGGCAGCCCGCCGGGCCATGATGGCCGCCATGGAAACGACCTGGGGCAACCCCTCCAGCCTGTATACCTTCGGCCAGCAGGCCGAAGAAGCCCTCAGCCAGGCCCGCGCCCAGATCGCCGGCTGCCTGAACGCCCAGCCGGGCGAGCTGATCTTCACCTCCGGCGGCAGCGAGGCCGACAACCAGGCCCTGCGCAGCGCGGCGCGGGCCGGGGCGCGCAAGGGCAAAAAGCATCTTATTTCCACCAAATTCGAGCATCACGCCATCCTGCACACCCTGCGCGCCCTGGAGGCCGAGGGCTTCGAGGTCACTCTCCTGGACGTGCACGAGGACGGCCTTGTCCGCCCCGCCGAGCTGCAGGCCGCCCTCCGGCCGGACACCGCGCTGGTCAGCGTCATGTTCGCCAACAACGAGATCGGCACCATCCAGCCCATCGCCGAGCTGGCGGCCATCTGCCGCGCCGCCGGGGTGCTTTTCCACACCGACGCGGTGCAGGCGGTGGGTCACCTTCCCATTGACGTGAAGGCCCTGAACGTGGATATGCTTTCCTTTTCCGCCCACAAGTTCCACGGCCCCAAGGGGGTCGGCGCGCTGTACGTGCGGCGGGGCGTGCCCCTTTCCAGCTTTATCGAGGGCGGCGCGCAGGAGCGCGGCAAGCGCGCTGGCACCGAAAATCTGCCCGGTGTTGCGGGCATGGCCGCCGCCCTCACCGAGGCCTGCCGCTGCCTGGAGCAAAATGCCGCTTATGTGGCCGGCCTGCGCGACCGGCTCATCCAGGGCCTTTCCCGGGTTCCCCACGCGGCCCTGAACGGCGCGGCCAGCCCCCGGCTGCCCGGCAACGTGAACTTCTGTTTCGAGGGCATCGAGGGCGAGAGCCTGCTGCTTCTGCTGGACGAAAAAGGCATCGCGGCCAGCTCCGGCTCCGCCTGCACCTCCGGCTCGCTGGACCCCAGCCATGTGCTGCTGGCCATCGGCCGCCCCCACGAGGTGGCTCACGGTTCGCTGCGCCTCACCCTGAACGAGGAGAACACCCAAGCGGACGTGGACGAAATTTTGCGGGCGGTGCCCCAGGTGGTTGGCTACCTGCGGGAAATTTCGCCCGTGTGGGACGAATTACAGAAGGGAGAAAAACAATATGTTATACAGTGA
- a CDS encoding ATPase, which produces MYRIAIEKLLKWKESKRRKPLIIEGARQVGKTWLMKEFGRQAYANTVYINFDSNSRMAELFASDLDTDRLIMGLELYAGRKIDHNNTLLIFDEVQEVPRALTALKYFYENAPQYHIVCAGSLLGIALHEGTSFPVGKVDFLKLYPLSFREFLMATDKERFTELLDKQDYQMIASFRQTYIDALKHYYFVGGMPEAVQSFAENKDFNEVRDIQKRILAAYEQDFSKHAPNEIVPKIRMLWNSIPSQLAKENKKFIYGLVREGARAKEYETAIMWLSDCGLVHKVSRVNAAGIPLKAYEDLKAFKLFVVDVGLLGCMAGLRQRTLLDGNDLFVEFKGALTEQYVCQQLKTIEDLGVYYYTNDRGSCEVDFVVDTGELIIPVEVKAEVNLRAKSLKTYQEKFSPEVSVRTSMTDYKKEEWLINLPLYAIEQITSIKEER; this is translated from the coding sequence ATGTACCGAATTGCTATTGAGAAACTACTAAAATGGAAAGAAAGTAAGCGCCGCAAGCCGCTAATCATTGAAGGAGCACGCCAAGTTGGCAAGACCTGGCTGATGAAAGAGTTCGGCAGACAAGCGTATGCTAATACTGTTTACATTAACTTTGACTCTAATTCCAGAATGGCAGAGTTGTTTGCATCCGATTTGGATACAGACCGTCTGATTATGGGATTGGAGTTGTATGCAGGCCGCAAAATTGACCATAACAATACTTTGCTGATTTTTGATGAAGTGCAGGAAGTTCCGAGAGCATTGACAGCGCTCAAATACTTTTATGAAAATGCACCCCAGTATCACATCGTCTGTGCAGGCTCTCTGCTCGGTATCGCATTACACGAGGGCACTTCCTTCCCTGTTGGCAAGGTGGATTTCTTAAAGCTCTATCCGCTTTCTTTCAGAGAGTTTTTGATGGCAACGGATAAGGAGCGTTTTACGGAGCTTCTTGATAAACAGGATTATCAGATGATTGCAAGCTTTAGGCAAACATACATTGACGCCTTGAAGCACTATTACTTTGTTGGTGGTATGCCCGAAGCAGTACAGAGCTTTGCAGAGAATAAAGATTTCAATGAGGTCCGTGACATTCAGAAGCGAATCTTAGCTGCTTATGAGCAGGATTTTTCAAAACACGCTCCCAATGAGATTGTTCCTAAAATCCGTATGTTGTGGAACAGCATCCCATCTCAGCTTGCAAAAGAAAACAAGAAATTCATTTACGGCCTTGTTCGTGAAGGTGCTCGTGCAAAAGAGTATGAGACGGCAATTATGTGGCTTTCCGATTGCGGACTTGTCCACAAGGTCAGTCGAGTAAATGCGGCGGGTATTCCTTTGAAGGCTTACGAGGACTTAAAAGCCTTCAAGCTGTTTGTGGTAGATGTAGGGTTGCTTGGCTGTATGGCAGGGCTGCGTCAGCGTACATTGCTTGACGGAAATGACCTTTTCGTAGAGTTCAAGGGGGCATTAACAGAACAATATGTTTGCCAGCAGCTTAAAACCATCGAGGATTTAGGCGTTTACTATTATACCAACGACAGAGGTTCCTGCGAGGTCGATTTTGTTGTGGATACAGGCGAGCTGATTATTCCGGTTGAGGTAAAAGCGGAAGTTAATCTCAGAGCTAAGAGCCTAAAAACTTATCAAGAGAAGTTTTCACCCGAGGTATCTGTTCGTACTTCGATGACCGATTATAAGAAGGAAGAATGGCTCATAAATCTTCCGCTGTATGCGATTGAACAGATTACAAGCATTAAGGAGGAACGGTAA
- the iscR-2 gene encoding transcriptional regulator encodes MIVSTKGRYALRVMIDLAQQPPGQYVPLKEIALRQGISMKYLEAIVSALAKAGLVSGLRGKGGGYRLTRDPAQYTAGSILELTEKTLAPVSCMEKGAPPCRRAAQCPTRAMWAGLDELIQGYFASITLADLANGSVPV; translated from the coding sequence ATGATCGTTTCCACCAAGGGCCGCTACGCGCTGCGGGTCATGATCGACCTGGCCCAGCAGCCGCCGGGCCAGTATGTTCCTTTAAAAGAGATCGCGCTGCGGCAGGGTATCTCCATGAAATACCTCGAGGCCATCGTTTCCGCGCTGGCCAAGGCCGGGCTTGTGTCCGGGCTGCGGGGCAAGGGCGGCGGCTACCGGCTCACCCGCGACCCCGCCCAGTACACCGCGGGCTCCATCCTGGAGCTCACCGAAAAAACCCTGGCCCCGGTTTCCTGCATGGAAAAGGGCGCGCCTCCCTGCCGGCGCGCCGCACAGTGCCCCACCCGCGCCATGTGGGCCGGCCTGGACGAGCTCATCCAGGGCTATTTTGCCTCCATCACCCTGGCGGACCTGGCAAACGGTTCCGTTCCGGTATAA
- a CDS encoding pyridine nucleotide-disulfide oxidoreductase, with protein MEKKVEQYDVVIIGGGAAGLTAAIYCGRARLNTLVIEKALVGGLATYTNEIANYPGFPEGSTGLGLMELFHKQAKSFGVKFKLTDVRAVQLEGETKVVETFRTNYECKAVIIASGGKNRLTGAPGEDKYLFDKGISFCATCDAAANTGKTVMVIGSGDAAIEEGMFLTKFASKVIVSVMHDEGKMDCNEIAKAEAMENPKMEFLWNTLPHEFRGDDQHLHSVALKNTKTGEILDVPVDTCFLFIGYVPNTEIFQGKVELNKPGYVITNERMETNVPGVYAAGDVRDKWLKQVATAVGDGAIAGYTAEKYIAETNQFNTQIMDAAAPGLVYIYNAVVPASRELLPLVEQFEEKHPEVRVNRVDVYKSEGIARRLGVADIPAAVYIKEGKAAGSLTGGITLESLEALTER; from the coding sequence ATGGAAAAAAAAGTTGAACAATACGACGTGGTCATCATCGGCGGCGGCGCCGCCGGCCTCACCGCGGCCATCTACTGCGGCCGCGCCCGCCTGAACACCCTGGTCATCGAAAAGGCCCTGGTGGGCGGCCTTGCCACCTACACCAACGAGATCGCCAATTACCCCGGCTTCCCCGAGGGCAGCACCGGCCTGGGCCTGATGGAGCTGTTCCACAAGCAGGCCAAGAGCTTCGGCGTCAAGTTCAAACTCACCGATGTGCGCGCCGTGCAGCTGGAGGGCGAGACCAAGGTGGTCGAGACCTTCCGCACCAACTACGAGTGCAAGGCCGTGATCATTGCCTCCGGCGGCAAAAACCGCCTCACCGGCGCCCCCGGCGAGGACAAATACCTGTTCGACAAGGGCATCTCCTTCTGCGCCACCTGCGACGCCGCCGCCAACACCGGCAAAACTGTTATGGTCATCGGCTCGGGCGACGCCGCCATCGAGGAGGGCATGTTCCTCACCAAGTTCGCCTCCAAGGTCATCGTCAGTGTGATGCACGACGAGGGCAAGATGGACTGCAACGAGATCGCCAAGGCCGAGGCCATGGAAAATCCCAAGATGGAGTTTTTGTGGAACACCCTGCCGCACGAATTCCGGGGCGACGACCAGCACCTGCACAGTGTGGCCCTGAAAAACACCAAGACCGGCGAAATTCTGGATGTGCCTGTGGACACCTGCTTTTTGTTCATCGGTTATGTGCCCAACACCGAGATCTTCCAGGGCAAGGTCGAACTGAACAAGCCCGGCTACGTGATCACCAACGAGCGCATGGAAACCAACGTCCCCGGCGTGTACGCCGCGGGCGACGTGCGCGATAAGTGGCTCAAGCAGGTGGCTACCGCCGTGGGCGACGGCGCCATTGCCGGCTACACCGCCGAAAAATACATCGCCGAAACAAACCAGTTCAACACCCAGATCATGGACGCCGCAGCCCCGGGCCTTGTGTACATCTACAACGCGGTGGTGCCCGCCAGCCGGGAGCTGCTGCCCCTGGTGGAGCAGTTCGAAGAAAAGCACCCCGAGGTGCGGGTAAACCGGGTGGACGTGTACAAAAGCGAGGGCATTGCCCGCCGCCTGGGCGTGGCCGATATCCCCGCCGCCGTCTACATCAAAGAGGGCAAGGCCGCGGGCTCACTTACCGGCGGTATCACCCTCGAAAGCCTGGAAGCCCTTACCGAGCGCTGA
- a CDS encoding transcriptional regulator yields the protein MAEFSLDCLGEACPVPLMKTQKEIEKLGVGDVLIVNIDHSCAMKNIPEWARNQGYNVEVEEVDDGEWEVVIEKTK from the coding sequence ATGGCTGAATTTTCTTTGGATTGCCTGGGCGAGGCTTGCCCTGTACCCCTGATGAAGACCCAGAAAGAAATCGAGAAGCTGGGTGTGGGCGATGTTCTGATCGTAAACATCGACCACAGCTGCGCCATGAAGAACATCCCCGAGTGGGCCCGCAACCAGGGTTACAACGTGGAAGTGGAAGAAGTTGACGACGGCGAGTGGGAAGTTGTGATCGAAAAGACCAAATAA
- a CDS encoding LysR family transcriptional regulator — translation MQLEHIMLFSKIAEEKSISRVAQASHISQPALSQQMQRLEEEVGQKLFERSNRGIELTEAGQVMQRYAAQFIHIYDNFREDMNNLSTRTGTFRVAATPVAANYALPCSLFKVNYKFPSYNFSLVGAPSSEVIHKVQAGEADMGFIVDKTEAPGLFCTEAFSDKVYLVANSSYNVPETIALESLKKYPLVLLSETFSSYRLLLKYLKARGHDISQYRVLYHLDSTESVKSSVINQFGMAFLPYMAIKKEIYQKQLKVVQVQDFDLNYDVYSIYRSKEDVGNDGVYAIIKYFENTVKRSIC, via the coding sequence ATGCAGCTGGAACACATTATGCTTTTTTCCAAAATCGCCGAGGAAAAGAGCATTTCACGGGTGGCGCAGGCGAGCCACATCTCCCAGCCGGCGCTGAGCCAGCAGATGCAGCGCCTGGAAGAAGAGGTGGGGCAAAAGCTGTTCGAGCGCTCCAACCGGGGCATTGAACTGACCGAGGCAGGGCAGGTGATGCAGCGGTACGCGGCCCAGTTCATCCATATTTACGACAATTTCCGGGAGGATATGAACAACCTTTCCACCCGCACCGGCACCTTTCGGGTGGCGGCCACGCCGGTGGCGGCAAACTACGCGCTGCCCTGCAGCCTGTTTAAGGTGAATTACAAGTTCCCCTCGTACAATTTCAGCCTGGTTGGCGCGCCCTCCAGCGAGGTGATCCACAAGGTGCAGGCGGGCGAGGCGGACATGGGGTTCATTGTGGACAAAACCGAAGCCCCGGGGCTTTTCTGCACCGAGGCTTTTTCCGATAAGGTGTATCTTGTGGCCAACAGCTCTTACAATGTGCCCGAGACCATTGCGCTGGAAAGCCTGAAAAAGTATCCGCTGGTACTGCTGAGCGAAACCTTCAGCTCGTACCGGCTGCTGCTGAAATACTTAAAAGCACGCGGGCACGATATCTCCCAGTACCGGGTGCTGTATCACCTGGATTCCACCGAAAGCGTGAAGAGCAGCGTGATCAACCAGTTCGGCATGGCGTTTTTGCCCTACATGGCCATTAAAAAGGAGATCTACCAAAAGCAGCTGAAGGTGGTGCAGGTGCAGGACTTTGATTTGAATTACGATGTGTACAGCATCTACCGCAGCAAGGAGGACGTGGGCAACGACGGGGTGTACGCCATTATCAAGTACTTTGAGAATACGGTGAAGCGCAGCATTTGCTAG
- a CDS encoding carbamoyl-phosphate synthase small subunit — protein MKTVLLLGGGGCQKNGAAKAREKGLNVVVADYLPDPPAARLAAAHVRASSFDTAACLAAAREHRVDGVFTLGTDQPVLTAAAVSEALGLACPITPRTALAVTNKRVMKGVFRAAGIPTVRWKLVSAATGPEELRGLRPPLVIKPLDSQGQRGIFKVQSAGGALEKLPETLRWSREKEALVEEFYPSDEVTVSAWVEQGRATLLTVTDRLLYDDPVHIGVCTGHRFPSVHMGRAAELDGLCQRICTAFGIEAGPLYVQVLVGAEGILVNEVACRVGGAFEDVTIPYLTGFDILGAVIDQCLGRPVDTAPLRGFDCTGVQKEAAVPLLFCRPGFLAGQTPLEELKRLPGVLEAGYNYRPGDRLEAVENATARYGWAVVAGPAGTVRGRLAAFYRALYARDEAGRELVQRTDVFAGAAL, from the coding sequence ATGAAAACGGTATTGCTTTTGGGCGGCGGCGGATGCCAGAAAAACGGCGCCGCCAAGGCCCGTGAAAAGGGCCTTAACGTGGTGGTGGCGGATTACCTGCCCGACCCGCCGGCCGCCCGCCTGGCCGCCGCGCATGTGCGGGCCAGCAGCTTTGATACCGCCGCCTGCCTGGCGGCGGCCAGGGAGCACAGGGTGGACGGGGTGTTCACCCTGGGCACCGACCAGCCGGTGCTGACCGCCGCCGCGGTGAGCGAGGCGCTGGGCCTGGCCTGCCCCATCACGCCGCGCACCGCCCTGGCGGTGACCAACAAGCGGGTGATGAAGGGGGTCTTTCGCGCCGCGGGCATCCCCACGGTGAGGTGGAAGCTGGTGAGCGCGGCCACCGGGCCCGAGGAGCTGCGGGGGCTGAGGCCCCCCCTGGTGATCAAACCCCTGGACAGCCAGGGCCAGCGGGGGATTTTTAAGGTGCAAAGCGCCGGCGGGGCGCTGGAAAAGCTGCCGGAAACGCTGCGCTGGAGCAGGGAGAAGGAGGCGCTGGTGGAGGAATTTTACCCCAGCGACGAGGTGACCGTTTCCGCCTGGGTGGAACAGGGGCGCGCCACCCTGCTGACGGTGACCGACCGGCTGCTGTACGATGACCCGGTGCACATCGGGGTCTGCACCGGGCACCGCTTCCCCTCGGTACACATGGGCCGCGCCGCCGAGCTGGACGGGCTGTGCCAACGCATCTGCACGGCGTTCGGCATTGAGGCGGGCCCGCTGTACGTGCAGGTGCTGGTGGGGGCCGAGGGCATTCTGGTGAACGAGGTTGCCTGCCGGGTGGGGGGCGCGTTTGAGGATGTGACCATCCCCTATCTCACGGGGTTCGACATTCTGGGCGCGGTGATCGACCAGTGCCTGGGCCGCCCGGTGGACACCGCGCCCCTGCGGGGGTTCGACTGCACCGGCGTTCAAAAAGAGGCGGCGGTTCCGCTGCTGTTCTGCCGCCCTGGCTTTTTGGCCGGGCAAACCCCGCTGGAAGAACTGAAACGCCTGCCGGGGGTTTTGGAGGCGGGCTACAATTACCGCCCCGGCGACCGGCTGGAGGCGGTGGAAAACGCCACCGCCCGGTATGGCTGGGCCGTGGTGGCCGGGCCGGCGGGCACGGTGCGCGGGCGGTTGGCTGCCTTTTACAGGGCGCTGTATGCCCGGGATGAAGCGGGGCGGGAGCTGGTGCAGCGAACGGACGTTTTTGCCGGCGCGGCGCTGTAA
- a CDS encoding ABC transporter permease, protein MKFVEMLKKNKGGARLFWAAALLAAWELGVKALKPSPMLFPSVEQVAVTLWRGLVQGDLAWQAAYSVWIILEGLVIGGALAFLLALASVRWPVAASFVDTVTAIAHPLPGLALLPLLIMWFGVGSGAVLAIIVHSVLWPLLLNLTAGFRATPAIYLELARNYGLSSAAITWEIRVKSALSYIISGLKIGWARAWRSLISAEMVFGAVGAKGGVGWYILTQRTFMNTAGLFAGIVVVVAIGVLVEDVLFAQLEKRTIKKWGMAQP, encoded by the coding sequence TTGAAGTTTGTGGAGATGCTGAAAAAGAACAAGGGCGGCGCCCGCCTGTTTTGGGCGGCCGCGCTGCTGGCGGCGTGGGAGCTTGGGGTAAAGGCGCTGAAGCCCTCGCCCATGCTGTTTCCCAGTGTGGAGCAGGTGGCCGTTACCCTGTGGCGGGGCCTGGTGCAGGGGGATCTTGCCTGGCAGGCCGCCTACAGCGTGTGGATCATTTTGGAGGGGCTGGTGATCGGGGGCGCGCTGGCCTTCCTTTTGGCGCTGGCCAGCGTGCGCTGGCCCGTGGCCGCCAGCTTTGTGGATACCGTTACCGCCATTGCCCACCCCCTGCCCGGCCTTGCGCTGCTGCCCCTGCTGATTATGTGGTTCGGGGTGGGCAGCGGGGCGGTGCTGGCCATCATTGTGCACTCGGTGCTGTGGCCGTTGCTGCTGAACCTGACGGCGGGCTTTCGGGCCACCCCGGCCATCTACCTGGAGCTGGCAAGGAACTACGGCCTTTCCTCCGCCGCCATCACCTGGGAAATACGGGTAAAGAGCGCGCTTTCCTACATTATCAGCGGGCTGAAAATCGGCTGGGCGCGGGCCTGGCGCAGCCTGATCAGCGCCGAGATGGTGTTCGGCGCGGTGGGCGCAAAGGGGGGCGTGGGCTGGTACATTTTGACCCAGCGCACCTTTATGAATACGGCCGGCCTGTTTGCAGGCATTGTGGTGGTGGTGGCGATCGGCGTGCTGGTGGAGGATGTGCTGTTTGCCCAGCTGGAAAAGCGCACGATTAAAAAATGGGGCATGGCCCAGCCGTGA
- a CDS encoding ABC transporter ATP-binding protein, with protein sequence MLQIEQVDMAFPAPGGAPTAVLRECSLQVANGEFVAVLGRSGGGKSTLLRIVGGFLQPTAGRVLLDGVPVTGPGPERTMVFQNFDQLLPWYTLRGNIEWALRRTGAEPDRKKAALRAKEMLAKTGLSGFEDRWPHTLSGGQKQRGALARALALRPRVLLMDEPFSSLDYLTRGEAQATLEKLCAEYRPTVLFVTHDIGEAVRLADRIAVLDEGLHRFTEILPCDHSEALRARLEGLLAKG encoded by the coding sequence ATGCTGCAGATCGAACAGGTGGACATGGCGTTCCCCGCCCCCGGCGGCGCGCCCACAGCGGTGCTGCGGGAATGCAGCCTGCAGGTGGCGAATGGGGAATTTGTGGCGGTGCTGGGCCGCTCGGGCGGGGGCAAAAGCACCCTGCTGCGCATTGTGGGGGGCTTTTTGCAGCCCACCGCGGGCAGGGTGCTGCTGGACGGCGTGCCGGTGACCGGCCCCGGCCCGGAGCGCACGATGGTGTTCCAGAATTTTGACCAGCTGCTGCCCTGGTACACCCTGCGGGGCAACATTGAGTGGGCCCTGCGCCGCACCGGCGCCGAGCCGGACCGAAAAAAGGCCGCGCTGCGGGCAAAGGAAATGCTGGCGAAAACCGGGCTTTCCGGATTTGAGGACCGGTGGCCGCACACCCTATCCGGCGGGCAGAAGCAGAGGGGGGCCCTGGCCCGCGCCCTGGCGCTGCGCCCCCGGGTGCTGCTGATGGACGAGCCGTTTTCCAGCCTGGATTACCTCACCCGCGGCGAGGCCCAGGCGACCCTGGAAAAGCTGTGCGCCGAGTACCGCCCCACCGTGCTGTTCGTGACCCACGACATCGGCGAGGCGGTGCGCCTGGCGGACCGGATCGCCGTGCTGGACGAGGGGCTGCACCGCTTTACTGAGATTTTGCCCTGCGACCACAGCGAGGCGCTGCGCGCGCGGCTGGAAGGGCTGCTGGCAAAAGGGTAA
- a CDS encoding sulfurtransferase, producing the protein MRLVSKSGIARLLALVLVLTMGASLFTGCGEKFEQTDTLIIDAKDLQGYVGQAGVVIVDTRSEEDYAAGHVQGAVNVPNSEIVINVPVDNMLTSAKKFTKVMQAAGISDDTLVVAYDSNKMTASRLAWSLFMYGHQNVKVVSGGIDAIGAAGLAMSTETPAVTPGSFTAAKDEKWLATKEDVLAQVNDPQDNVVLLDVRSDEEYYEEGKVPGSVMMNYLTNFYDVDGTFKNTQTTQINYIEAGITPDKEIIIYCKTSMRAAPVFVRLYDAGYRNLKIYDGAWSEWSTTGSPIEMAAGAAAPTNKDAS; encoded by the coding sequence ATGCGTCTGGTTTCCAAAAGCGGCATTGCCAGGCTGCTGGCACTGGTGCTTGTACTTACCATGGGCGCGTCCCTGTTCACCGGCTGCGGCGAAAAATTCGAGCAGACCGACACGCTGATCATCGACGCGAAAGACCTGCAGGGCTATGTGGGCCAGGCAGGCGTGGTGATCGTGGATACCCGCAGCGAGGAGGATTACGCCGCCGGCCATGTGCAGGGCGCCGTGAACGTGCCAAACAGCGAGATCGTGATCAACGTTCCTGTGGACAATATGCTCACTTCCGCGAAAAAGTTTACCAAGGTCATGCAGGCCGCCGGCATCTCGGACGATACCCTGGTGGTGGCGTATGACAGCAACAAAATGACCGCCTCGCGGCTGGCCTGGAGCCTGTTTATGTACGGCCACCAGAATGTGAAGGTGGTGTCCGGCGGGATCGACGCCATTGGCGCCGCCGGCCTTGCCATGAGCACCGAAACCCCGGCCGTGACCCCCGGCAGCTTTACCGCCGCCAAGGACGAGAAGTGGCTCGCCACCAAGGAGGACGTGCTGGCCCAGGTGAACGATCCCCAGGACAATGTGGTTCTGCTGGATGTGCGCAGCGACGAGGAGTACTACGAGGAGGGCAAGGTGCCCGGCTCGGTGATGATGAACTACCTGACCAATTTCTACGATGTGGACGGCACCTTTAAAAACACGCAGACCACCCAGATCAACTACATCGAGGCGGGCATCACCCCGGATAAGGAGATCATTATTTACTGCAAAACCTCGATGCGCGCCGCGCCCGTGTTTGTGCGCCTGTACGATGCGGGGTACCGAAACCTGAAGATTTACGACGGCGCCTGGAGCGAGTGGTCCACCACCGGCAGCCCCATTGAGATGGCCGCCGGCGCCGCCGCGCCCACCAATAAGGACGCGTCCTGA
- a CDS encoding pyrimidine (deoxy)nucleoside triphosphate pyrophosphohydrolase gives MTEVVAAVIEREGRVLICQRPAHKARGLLWEFAGGKVEPGETKAQALARECREELGITVEPGEVFLKVTHAYPDLTVHLTVLRAGLAEGEPQLLEHADLRWVTAAELPGFAFCPADGAIVQKLRQG, from the coding sequence ATGACCGAGGTGGTGGCGGCTGTGATCGAGCGGGAGGGCCGGGTTTTGATCTGCCAGCGGCCCGCCCACAAGGCCCGGGGCCTGCTGTGGGAGTTTGCGGGCGGCAAGGTGGAGCCGGGCGAAACCAAGGCCCAGGCGCTGGCGCGGGAATGCCGCGAGGAGCTGGGGATCACCGTGGAGCCGGGCGAGGTGTTTTTGAAAGTGACCCACGCCTACCCGGACCTGACCGTGCACCTGACCGTGCTGCGGGCCGGCCTTGCGGAGGGCGAGCCGCAGCTGCTGGAGCACGCTGACCTGCGGTGGGTCACGGCCGCCGAACTGCCGGGCTTTGCCTTTTGCCCGGCGGACGGGGCGATCGTTCAAAAGCTGCGGCAGGGGTAA